The following coding sequences lie in one Apium graveolens cultivar Ventura chromosome 1, ASM990537v1, whole genome shotgun sequence genomic window:
- the LOC141663610 gene encoding uncharacterized protein LOC141663610: MASLTPGTLSSLLSTTPSKPTSHHRSSLLQIIAIVPAFTTNIFHNKGFYIRVSDSLHSAYVSVSENDAELILSDKIQLGQFVYVQGFDSGKPVPVVRGLKVVPKRRECVGEPVDLIGSEVLLGGKKDNKKKGLRRVSLGDNEVVEMRRLSLDSTRKGWDKNLLGKYGGAARPGSSHSATSNLANKRATSEKNLALKHPSFSPLKQVFSRRQSLSEKDSTLKPPSPRISPLKQVVPHRKSFTERDLTVKPPSPRISPLKQVLPNRKSLSDKDSTLRPPSPRISPTQHGLSNKNGASERDLASKHSSSNLSQFKHVPPSINQLSEKKSTLKPLNMGVSPLQNKNANDSPSPVSKAIRKVLKQSTDGTNLGHLFKVPLSLRTWSDAKISRGSLPSTVNDLGKEVLSHRNSRFVAAVYALQETSATENALQCMRMFAELCESSEKESSLPLVEDFLILHQKMHRVATDIDALRFHEESSLQCSFSEMYNNFGDKNTLSWVQAAVGTNLSKFNLFTKEDKMGDVNAEKCHFVILENTATEVDVENHSPDKKQSPRNHKAIGPGSSSKTSSSYTSKHLSATKKATYESEVWSKGNGLQVAAKLAEKLLSASQAWFLDYLDASVNKGFGLQKGERDVEIACLLGQLKRVNQWLDDSVTSGSGTNERIEGLKKKLYGFLLDNVNSAAVQTGS, encoded by the exons ATGGCATCCTTAACTCCAGGCACTCTCTCCTCTCTCCTCTCCACCACCCCATCAAAACCCACCTCTCATCACCGCTCTTCTCTCCTGCAAATCATAGCTATTGTCCCTGCTTTCACCACCAACATTTTCCACAACAAGGGCTTTTACATTAGAGTCTCTGACTCACTGCACTCAGCTTATGTGTCAGTGAGTGAGAATGATGCTGAGTTGATACTGAGTGATAAGATTCAGTTGGGTCAGTTTGTGTATGTACAAGGGTTTGATAGTGGGAAGCCTGTTCCTGTTGTGAGAGGCTTGAAAGTTGTGCCAAAGAGAAGAGAGTGTGTGGGAGAGCCTGTTGATTTGATTGGGAGTGAAGTTTTGTTGGGTGGGAAAAAAGACAACAAGAAGAAAGGGTTGAGGAGAGTGAGTTTGGGAGATAATGAGGTGGTGGAGATGAGGAGGTTGAGTTTGGATTCAACTAGGAAAGGTTGGGATAAGAATCTTCTTGGTAAATATGGTGGTGCTGCTAGGCCTGGATCTTCTCATTCTGCTACTTCT aatcttgcaaaTAAAAGAGCTACCTCCGAAAAGAATTTAGCACTGAAGCATCCAAGTTTCTCCCCACTTAAACAAGTTTTCTCTCGTAGACAATCTTTGTCAGAGAAAGATTCAACTCTAAAGCCTCCAAGTCCTAGAATTTCACCTCTTAAACAAGTTGTCCCTCATAGAAAATCTTTTACAGAAAGAGATTTAACTGTAAAGCCTCCAAGCCCGAGAATTTCACCTCTAAAACAAGTTCTTCCAAATAGAAAATCCTTGTCAGATAAAGATTCAACATTAAGGCCTCCAAGTCCCAGAATTTCTCCCACTCAACATGGTCTTTCCAACAAGAATGGTGCATCAGAGAGGGATTTAGCCTCTAAGCATTCAAGTTCGAACCTTTCACAATTTAAACATGTTCCCCCAAGCATAAATCAGTTATCTGAAAAAAAATCAACACTTAAGCCTCTAAATATGGGTGTTTCACCACTACAAAACAAAAATGCGAATGATTCACCAAGCCCTGTCAGTAAGGCTATTAGAAAAGTCTTAAAGCAGTCAACTGATGGCACAAATTTAGGTCATCTCTTTAAGGTTCCCCTCAGTCTCAGAACTTGGTCCGATGCAAAGATATCACGGGGTTCTCTTCCATCTACTGTCAATGATCTGGGAAAG GAAGTTTTGTCTCACAGAAACTCTCGATTTGTGGCTGCTGTATATGCATTACAAGAGACGTCAGCCACGGAAAATGCCCTTCAATGTATGAG AATGTTTGCAGAACTATGTGAGTCATCTGAAAAAGAGTCTTCATTGCCTCTTGTTGAAGATTTTTTGATCCTTCATCAGAAAATGCATAGAGTAGCTACTGATATTGATGCCTTGAGATTTCATGAAGAGAGTAGCTTGCAATGCTCATTCTCTGAAATGTATAACAATTTCGGGGACAAGAATACTTTATCTTGGGTTCAAGCTGCTGTTGGGACCAATCTTTCTAAGTTTAATTTGTTTACCAAGGAAGATAAGATGGGCGACGTCAATGCTGAGAAATGTCATTTTGTGATTCTAGAAAATACTGCGACAGAAGTTGATGTAGAAAACCATTCACCTGACAAAAAACAAAGTCCAAGAAACCACAAAGCCATTGGGCCAGGTTCAAGTTCAAAGACATCATCATCATATACTTCAAAACATCTCTCGGCAACTAAAAAAGCAACCTACGAAAGTGAAGTTTGGTCAAAAGGAAATGGATTGCAGGTGGCAGCTAAATTAGCTGAAAAATTGCTCTCGGCATCACAAGCGTGGTTTTTAGACTATTTGGATGCTTCCGTAAATAAAGGATTTGGATTACAAAAAGGAGAAAGAGACGTAGAGATCGCATGCCTTTTAGGGCAGCTCAAGAGGGTTAATCAGTGGTTAGACGATTCAGTGACCAGTGGAAGTGGGACTAATGAGAGGATAGAAGGCTTGAAGAAAAAATTATACGGATTCTTGCTGGATAATGTTAATTCAGCTGCCGTGCAAACAGGCAGCTAG